The following proteins are co-located in the Dromiciops gliroides isolate mDroGli1 chromosome 2, mDroGli1.pri, whole genome shotgun sequence genome:
- the LOC122743000 gene encoding myosin light polypeptide 6-like, translating into MCDFTEDQTAEFKEAFQLFDRTGDGKILYSQCGDVMRALGQNPTNAEVLKVLGNPKSDEMNVKVLDFEHFLPMLQTVAKNKDQGTYEDYVEGLRVFDKEGNGTVMGAEIRHVLITLGEKMTEEEVEMLVAGREDSNGCINYEELVRMVLNG; encoded by the coding sequence ATGTGTGACTTCACGGAAGATCAGACTGCTGAGTTCAAAGAGGCCTTCCAGCTGTTTGACCGAACAGGGGATGGAAAGATCTTATACAGCCAGTGTGGGGACGTGATGCGGGCCTTGGGCCAGAATCCCACCAATGCTGAGGTGCTCAAGGTCTTAGGGAATCCCAAGAGTGATGAGATGAATGTGAAGGTGTTGGACTTTGAACACTTTCTGCCAATGCTGCAGACCGTAGCAAAGAATAAGGACCAGGGCACATATGAAGACTATGTAGAGGGGCTTCGGGTGTTTGATAAGGAAGGGAACGGCACAGTCATGGGTGCTGAAATACGGCACGTCCTTATCACTCTGGGTGAGAAGATGACCGAGGAAGAAGTGGAAATGTTGGTGGCAGGGCGTGAGGACAGCAACGGTTGTATCAACTATGAAGAGCTAGTCCGGATGGTGCTGAATGGCTGA